Proteins from a single region of Hyalangium gracile:
- a CDS encoding DUF1175 family protein yields the protein MLVLSLTLALVASTPPAAAAPEMPAASEPREARDVLLRRELGHVALAQFTKFDPAWHPDQRDCAGLVRFAYRGAHKRFFPERLSRPLWLDVQGRPSDFADAETLLTRSFVPLGRDEATVETLRTGDLVAFRQEQDSGPIFHLMLVVRPEDKAHAPARVVYHPGEKGAAVRTGVLHRLATEAPLEWRPVPQNTAFLGFFRFKEWMQ from the coding sequence ATGCTCGTCCTGTCCCTCACCCTGGCGCTCGTCGCCTCCACGCCTCCGGCCGCCGCCGCTCCGGAGATGCCCGCCGCGTCCGAGCCTCGCGAGGCCCGGGACGTGCTGCTGCGGCGCGAGCTGGGCCACGTGGCGCTGGCGCAGTTCACGAAGTTCGATCCCGCCTGGCACCCGGACCAGCGCGACTGCGCGGGGCTGGTGCGCTTCGCCTACCGCGGCGCGCACAAGCGCTTCTTCCCCGAGCGGCTCAGCCGTCCCCTCTGGCTCGATGTGCAGGGACGGCCCTCGGACTTCGCGGACGCGGAGACGCTGCTCACGCGCAGCTTCGTGCCGCTGGGCCGCGATGAGGCCACCGTCGAGACGCTGCGCACCGGAGACCTGGTGGCATTCCGCCAGGAGCAGGACTCGGGCCCCATCTTCCATCTGATGCTGGTGGTGCGCCCGGAGGACAAGGCGCACGCGCCGGCGCGCGTCGTCTACCACCCGGGTGAGAAGGGCGCCGCCGTCCGTACGGGCGTGCTGCACCGGCTCGCCACCGAGGCGCCGCTGGAGTGGCGCCCCGTGCCCCAGAACACCGCCTTCCTCGGCTTCTTCCGCTTCAAGGAGTGGATGCAATGA
- a CDS encoding DUF2135 domain-containing protein, translating to MLPVLLALLLTQTPKENPRQQGVPIGKGTKLAKVVLTAPTGGWTVDRMMLVEGTISDTTIDPVVVSINGDRYLMRTYGGRFSRKFPAASGKNIVTVMATNQAGTARSQVTTYAQIPPVPLKAILTSDTEGVYTDLHIYEPTDASVTTGTDGLQLDGAKMAHVYWANTSSPSGGTFFLNEQGGDFDQPAYGPYLYIHRAPPKGVYLIATNYWPSGDKAHTVATLNVALFEGTPGEVRRMVRIPLATPGTTRVLAWINILGDNQAEVYVPTADPKPTGAAWPKNLDDAAKSVASGSGDEGGGYEGEGESYEGEGESYEGGD from the coding sequence ATGCTGCCTGTACTCCTGGCCCTCCTCCTCACCCAGACGCCGAAAGAAAACCCGCGCCAGCAGGGCGTTCCCATCGGCAAGGGCACGAAGCTGGCCAAAGTCGTCCTCACCGCGCCCACCGGTGGCTGGACGGTGGACCGGATGATGCTGGTGGAGGGGACGATCAGCGACACCACCATTGATCCGGTGGTCGTCTCCATCAACGGAGACCGGTACCTGATGCGCACCTACGGTGGGCGCTTCAGCCGCAAGTTCCCGGCCGCCAGCGGCAAGAACATCGTCACGGTGATGGCCACCAACCAGGCCGGCACGGCGCGCTCGCAGGTGACGACGTACGCGCAGATTCCGCCCGTGCCGCTCAAGGCCATCCTCACCAGCGACACCGAGGGCGTGTACACGGACCTGCACATCTACGAGCCCACCGACGCCAGCGTCACCACGGGCACGGACGGGCTGCAGCTCGACGGCGCGAAGATGGCGCACGTGTACTGGGCGAACACGTCCAGCCCCAGCGGCGGCACCTTCTTCCTCAACGAGCAGGGCGGCGACTTCGACCAGCCCGCCTACGGCCCCTACCTCTATATCCACCGGGCGCCGCCCAAGGGCGTCTACCTCATCGCCACCAACTACTGGCCCAGCGGCGACAAGGCCCACACGGTGGCCACCCTCAACGTGGCGCTCTTCGAGGGCACTCCCGGCGAGGTGCGCCGCATGGTGCGCATCCCCCTGGCCACGCCGGGCACCACGCGCGTGCTGGCGTGGATCAACATCCTCGGGGACAACCAGGCCGAGGTGTACGTGCCCACGGCGGACCCCAAGCCCACGGGCGCCGCGTGGCCCAAGAACCTGGATGACGCCGCGAAGTCCGTTGCCTCGGGCTCCGGCGACGAGGGGGGCGGCTACGAGGGTGAGGGCGAGAGCTACGAGGGTGAGGGCGAGAGCTACGAGGGTGGGGACTGA
- a CDS encoding alpha-2-macroglobulin family protein has translation MRYSTRFSLLAALTLAGVAAAKPLYITVPRAYGTDEPVAVDVAFNSKGPVELRVLKPDSLDAFIQAQGDLRRAYEAPPVLKNPGRALSRGLNAVKLPSTFLLYSISTEFRDAVSPALPPRGPEDTPPSLNTMVEGPDKLIGVPPGFTVARSQWLNLDLGGGGVDFSVPGFNTWGGGGGFQERRVMLAPLPAGTYVLQLVQGKVEGQVVLVVSDLTVQLKQTDGQVLVRVAGRDQQPRAGAQVQVFLPTGKGPTGKTDEKGEVTLAVSEPRLLATATVGKDTALVDTDFYSSLAVAPDVFIYSDRPIYKPGDQVKFRGVLRQPDTFLARLFTPKKKQVVVKLESAEGREVSTRVAVDEFGSFHGEMNVPEDLGTGVLRINAAVDEQAHQAEARVQDYVKPTFYLELNPEQENVVPGQALKATVKARRYAGGAPEGAKYEVFLYRSLLDAPAWVDDAGKGGAGSAVTYGTASTTEGKLSVPERLYSSVAERGAEGDPWESATAFDENGEAVIEINVPALKPGEERLPYRYTLTVRARDDQQTFANASASYFLSEVEVFGAGSFSDAVVKKGGEATLAVRATTLSGKPYGVTQVEVEFVLRKADGTEKSLDKRSVTTGADGIAREKVPTSEVGTVLARLTVKDKNGKAWTGEESMLVIGGNDEPVARVANLTLASLSGTLSPGDSARLVGLLPDGWGPSGKDEGPVWVTYTGAGLFGTQLVKQSGRTLVHSFEVEERFGSGVYVSVAYPTSSGRWEERTVSFRIVPAERTLTVKLEPRRAEATPLTEQVIDVRVTDKDGEGVVSQLSVGVVDKAVYAIQTEFRPKVLDFFYPPARNNVSNFYSAEFQGYGYGEALARKMAGLPDHAFASIKPPTRKAKDEERDTAFWQPNVVTDRDGRATVRFKLPSNQTLWVVTAVAADTSGRFGEGTAEFATRGGLNLYASLPQFLRAGDEALASVRLSAGMASKGSQVLEVKLASAGALQANQAAEKVELGEGGEKVLPLQLKATTAGAAELAVDVTGGKDPLRDRRSVPVRPAALAEPVKVSAWGGGELSLQAPTTATVADVELVLQPSLVDAALSNVRELLTYPYGCLEQLVSTTVPNVALYQTLKKADALEKLDPESQALLAEARSRSVQGTARILSLAVKGGGFTWFGGYSTPDVAMTLIALDGLAYASEAGLVDANDTRLTEAARWLEAQENLPFEYDATRAYVLSRLYGASKADRVRALIDRATPGDLYPLALSVLAAEKAGVMKEPALQARVDSLVTASNEGFVKLASLNTATESEAFFHYPLRRVGLTALLAHAASFGKLDVDKARRRLLELLSQPDLSTFDRSTALLHSLWLIERDAKAFKKLPPPEVKGAKGTVSFAPRGMGLVATLEPGTRSVSVGAFDGVATLRASTLTPLSDVQPRADGMSISRRYFVLRPEGKVELAAGGQVAQGEEVFVELTLDARGDNKARSAYYVVEDAVPAGFVPLIEDKEYRGAPHSLNLAPEALKRRVLSPERATFFFEEPAWWSDSPRTVGYVMRAQFAGTFNAPPASIEDMYVASIRGRTKSDVLTVKPSQKPRGDW, from the coding sequence ATGAGGTACTCCACGCGCTTTTCCCTGCTGGCCGCGCTGACGCTGGCTGGCGTGGCGGCGGCCAAGCCGCTCTACATCACCGTGCCCCGCGCCTACGGCACCGACGAGCCGGTGGCGGTGGACGTGGCGTTCAACAGCAAGGGCCCCGTGGAGCTGCGGGTGCTCAAGCCGGACAGCCTGGACGCCTTCATCCAGGCGCAGGGCGACTTGCGCCGGGCCTACGAGGCGCCGCCCGTGCTGAAGAACCCGGGGCGCGCGCTCAGCCGCGGCCTCAACGCGGTGAAGCTGCCCAGCACCTTCCTGCTGTACTCCATCAGCACGGAGTTCCGTGACGCCGTCTCCCCGGCGCTGCCGCCGCGCGGCCCCGAGGACACGCCGCCGTCGCTGAACACGATGGTGGAGGGCCCGGACAAGCTCATCGGCGTGCCGCCCGGCTTCACCGTGGCGCGCAGCCAGTGGCTCAACCTGGACCTGGGCGGTGGCGGAGTGGACTTCAGCGTCCCGGGCTTCAACACCTGGGGCGGTGGCGGAGGCTTCCAGGAGCGCCGGGTGATGCTGGCGCCGCTGCCGGCGGGCACCTACGTGCTGCAACTGGTGCAGGGCAAGGTGGAGGGCCAGGTGGTGCTGGTCGTCTCGGACCTCACCGTGCAGCTCAAGCAGACGGATGGGCAGGTGCTGGTGCGCGTGGCGGGGAGGGACCAGCAGCCGCGCGCCGGTGCGCAGGTGCAGGTGTTCCTGCCCACGGGCAAGGGCCCTACGGGCAAGACGGACGAGAAGGGGGAAGTGACGCTGGCGGTGTCGGAGCCGCGCCTGCTGGCCACGGCCACGGTGGGCAAGGACACGGCGCTGGTGGACACGGACTTCTACTCCTCGCTGGCGGTGGCGCCGGACGTCTTCATCTATAGCGACAGGCCCATCTACAAGCCGGGCGACCAGGTGAAGTTCCGCGGCGTGCTGCGCCAGCCGGACACCTTCCTGGCGCGCCTGTTCACCCCGAAGAAGAAGCAGGTGGTGGTGAAGCTGGAGTCGGCCGAGGGCCGCGAGGTGTCCACGCGCGTGGCGGTGGACGAGTTCGGCAGCTTCCACGGCGAGATGAACGTGCCGGAGGACCTGGGCACGGGCGTGCTGCGCATCAACGCCGCGGTGGACGAGCAGGCCCACCAGGCCGAGGCGCGCGTGCAGGACTACGTGAAGCCCACCTTCTACCTGGAGCTCAACCCCGAGCAGGAGAACGTCGTCCCGGGCCAGGCGCTGAAGGCCACGGTGAAGGCGCGGCGCTACGCGGGCGGCGCTCCCGAGGGCGCGAAGTACGAGGTGTTCCTCTACCGCTCGCTGCTGGATGCGCCCGCGTGGGTGGATGACGCGGGCAAGGGCGGGGCGGGCAGCGCGGTGACGTACGGCACGGCCTCCACCACCGAGGGCAAGCTCAGCGTGCCGGAGCGGCTCTACTCCTCCGTGGCCGAGCGCGGCGCCGAGGGTGACCCGTGGGAGAGCGCGACGGCGTTCGACGAGAACGGCGAGGCCGTCATCGAGATCAACGTGCCGGCGCTCAAGCCGGGCGAGGAGCGGCTGCCCTACCGCTACACGCTCACGGTGCGCGCGCGGGATGATCAGCAGACGTTCGCCAACGCGAGCGCCTCCTACTTCCTGTCGGAGGTGGAGGTGTTCGGCGCGGGGAGCTTCTCGGACGCGGTGGTGAAGAAGGGTGGCGAGGCGACGCTGGCCGTGCGCGCCACCACGCTGTCCGGCAAGCCCTACGGCGTCACCCAGGTCGAGGTGGAGTTCGTGCTGCGCAAGGCGGACGGCACCGAGAAGAGCCTGGACAAGCGCTCCGTCACCACGGGCGCCGACGGCATCGCCCGCGAGAAGGTGCCCACCTCCGAGGTGGGCACGGTGCTGGCGCGCCTCACGGTGAAGGACAAGAACGGCAAGGCATGGACGGGCGAGGAGTCCATGCTGGTGATTGGCGGCAACGACGAGCCGGTGGCGCGCGTGGCCAACCTCACGCTGGCCTCGCTGTCCGGCACGCTGTCGCCGGGGGACTCGGCGCGGCTGGTGGGCCTGCTGCCCGACGGCTGGGGCCCGAGCGGCAAGGACGAGGGCCCGGTGTGGGTCACCTATACCGGCGCGGGCCTGTTCGGCACGCAGCTGGTGAAGCAGAGCGGCCGCACGCTGGTGCACTCCTTCGAGGTGGAGGAGCGCTTCGGCAGCGGGGTGTACGTGTCCGTGGCGTACCCCACGTCCTCCGGCCGCTGGGAGGAGCGCACGGTGTCCTTCCGCATCGTCCCGGCCGAGCGCACCCTCACGGTGAAGCTGGAGCCCCGCCGCGCGGAGGCCACCCCGCTCACCGAGCAGGTGATCGACGTGCGGGTGACGGACAAGGACGGCGAGGGCGTGGTGTCGCAGCTCTCGGTGGGCGTGGTGGACAAGGCCGTCTACGCCATCCAGACCGAGTTCCGCCCGAAGGTGCTCGACTTCTTCTACCCGCCGGCGCGCAACAACGTGTCCAACTTCTACTCCGCCGAGTTCCAGGGCTACGGCTACGGCGAGGCGCTGGCACGGAAGATGGCGGGGCTGCCGGACCACGCGTTCGCCTCCATCAAGCCGCCCACGCGCAAGGCGAAGGACGAGGAGCGCGACACGGCCTTCTGGCAGCCGAACGTGGTGACGGACCGGGACGGGCGCGCCACGGTGCGCTTCAAGCTGCCCTCCAACCAGACGCTCTGGGTGGTGACGGCGGTGGCGGCGGACACCTCGGGCCGCTTCGGCGAGGGCACCGCGGAGTTCGCCACGCGCGGCGGCCTCAACCTGTACGCGTCGCTGCCCCAGTTCCTCCGCGCGGGGGACGAGGCGCTCGCCTCGGTGCGCCTGTCGGCGGGCATGGCCTCCAAGGGCAGCCAGGTGCTGGAGGTGAAGCTGGCCTCGGCGGGCGCGCTCCAGGCCAACCAGGCGGCGGAGAAGGTGGAGCTGGGCGAGGGCGGTGAGAAGGTGCTCCCGCTGCAGCTCAAGGCCACCACCGCGGGCGCCGCCGAGCTGGCGGTGGACGTGACGGGCGGCAAGGATCCGCTGAGGGATCGGCGCTCGGTGCCGGTGCGTCCGGCGGCCCTGGCGGAGCCGGTGAAGGTGTCCGCCTGGGGCGGCGGCGAGCTGTCGTTGCAGGCGCCCACCACGGCCACGGTGGCGGACGTGGAGCTGGTGCTCCAGCCCTCGCTGGTGGACGCGGCGCTCAGCAACGTGCGCGAGCTGCTCACCTACCCGTACGGCTGCCTGGAGCAGCTCGTCTCCACCACCGTGCCGAACGTGGCGCTCTACCAGACGCTGAAGAAGGCGGACGCGCTGGAGAAGCTGGACCCGGAGAGCCAGGCGCTGCTGGCCGAGGCGCGCAGCCGCTCCGTGCAGGGCACCGCGCGCATCCTCTCCCTGGCGGTGAAGGGCGGCGGCTTCACGTGGTTTGGCGGCTACAGCACGCCGGACGTGGCGATGACGCTCATCGCCCTGGACGGCCTGGCGTACGCCTCGGAGGCGGGCCTGGTGGACGCCAACGACACGCGGCTGACGGAGGCCGCGCGCTGGCTGGAGGCGCAGGAGAACCTGCCCTTCGAGTACGACGCGACGCGCGCCTACGTGCTCTCGCGGCTGTACGGCGCGAGCAAGGCGGACCGGGTGCGCGCCCTCATCGACCGGGCGACGCCGGGAGACCTGTACCCGCTGGCGCTCTCCGTACTGGCGGCGGAGAAGGCGGGGGTGATGAAGGAGCCGGCGCTGCAGGCCCGCGTGGACTCGCTGGTGACGGCGAGCAACGAGGGCTTCGTCAAGCTGGCGAGCCTGAACACGGCGACCGAGTCCGAGGCCTTCTTCCACTACCCGCTGCGCCGCGTGGGCCTCACCGCGCTGCTGGCGCACGCGGCCTCCTTCGGGAAGCTGGACGTGGACAAGGCGCGCCGGCGGCTGCTGGAGCTGCTCAGCCAGCCGGACCTCTCCACCTTTGATAGGAGCACGGCGCTGCTGCACTCGCTGTGGCTCATCGAGCGCGACGCGAAGGCCTTCAAGAAGCTGCCGCCGCCGGAGGTGAAGGGCGCCAAGGGCACGGTCAGCTTCGCGCCGCGCGGCATGGGCCTGGTGGCCACGCTCGAGCCGGGCACGCGCTCGGTGAGCGTGGGCGCCTTCGACGGCGTGGCCACGCTGCGCGCCAGCACCCTCACGCCGCTGTCGGACGTGCAGCCGCGGGCCGACGGCATGAGCATCTCGCGCCGCTACTTCGTGCTGCGCCCGGAGGGCAAGGTGGAGCTGGCCGCCGGGGGGCAGGTGGCCCAGGGCGAGGAGGTGTTCGTGGAGCTCACCCTGGACGCGCGCGGCGACAACAAGGCGCGCTCGGCGTACTACGTGGTGGAGGACGCGGTGCCGGCGGGCTTCGTGCCGCTCATCGAGGACAAGGAGTACCGGGGCGCGCCGCACTCGCTGAACCTGGCGCCCGAGGCCCTCAAGCGGCGCGTGCTCAGCCCGGAGCGGGCCACGTTCTTCTTCGAGGAGCCGGCCTGGTGGAGCGACAGCCCCCGCACGGTGGGCTACGTGATGCGGGCCCAGTTCGCGGGCACGTTCAACGCGCCGCCTGCCTCCATCGAGGACATGTACGTGGCCAGCATTCGTGGGCGGACGAAGTCGGACGTGCTGACGGTGAAGCCCTCGCAGAAGCCGCGGGGCGACTGGTAG
- a CDS encoding CHASE domain-containing protein, with product MNAASLPPTKRIPLTALAVLVVALLLAAACTAFFLVTARSRDATRFEGQVQMTQDRIAAQLDADITLLRGAAGFFSASESVNPQEFRIYVQRLDVKRHDPGVQGLGFSQRILAREKEAWVSRLRAEGLADFHLWPEQAREEYHAIIYLEPLDERNEAALGYDMFTEPIRREAMERAWRTGEPALSGKVILKQEIDVRQQAGFLLYVPVYSSGPVPSSEAERMEKLVGFVYSPFRVKDLFDAMFPPDHQPRVFFRVYDGPEARAEQLLYDSADDDTEGQRASPRFTHTWHMERAGRVWTLVFTSRPSLERSMLTQWVPAVGVLCLLLSLMVFSVAWTQVTARQRAEANEEERARLLARQVQARREAEASREEARRSAEQLQTITDALPALVAYVDAEERYLFANQAYETWFGQKPAEVVGRSVRALIGEQAYARFRDPIQRALKGELVRYEGSLALKNGGTVYTASSYIPDRDAEGRVRGFVVLAPDITERKQAEEAARSAVRLRDEFLSVASHELKTPLTSLSLKLQTLARDAAAQPDSPFVLKVRAHVETGRRQVKRLSELIGDLLDVSRISSGKMKLHWEPVDFAAVVREVASRLEPEATRAESRLTVEAPETLPGSTDRLRFEQVVENLLTNAIKYGAGQPIHVRLEAGSERLILTVQDRGIGIALENQARIFERFERAVSERNYGGLGLGLYITRTILEALGGTIRVKSEPGQGACFTVELPREPPAP from the coding sequence GTGAACGCGGCCTCTCTCCCTCCCACCAAGCGCATCCCGTTGACCGCCCTCGCGGTGCTGGTCGTCGCGCTCCTGCTGGCGGCCGCCTGCACGGCGTTCTTCCTGGTGACCGCTCGGAGCCGGGACGCCACCCGCTTCGAGGGTCAGGTGCAGATGACCCAGGACCGGATCGCCGCCCAGCTGGATGCGGACATCACCCTGCTGCGCGGGGCGGCGGGCTTCTTCTCCGCCAGCGAGTCGGTCAACCCGCAGGAGTTCCGCATCTACGTCCAGCGGCTGGACGTGAAGCGGCATGATCCGGGCGTCCAGGGCCTGGGCTTCAGCCAGCGCATCCTGGCGCGCGAGAAGGAGGCCTGGGTCTCCCGGCTGAGGGCCGAGGGGCTGGCGGACTTCCACCTCTGGCCCGAGCAGGCCCGCGAGGAGTACCACGCCATCATCTACCTGGAGCCGCTGGACGAGCGGAACGAGGCGGCGCTGGGCTACGACATGTTCACCGAGCCCATCCGCCGCGAGGCCATGGAGCGGGCCTGGCGCACCGGCGAGCCGGCGCTGTCGGGCAAGGTCATCCTCAAGCAGGAGATCGACGTGCGGCAGCAGGCGGGCTTCCTGCTGTACGTGCCGGTGTACAGCAGCGGCCCGGTGCCCTCCTCCGAGGCGGAGCGCATGGAGAAGCTGGTGGGGTTCGTCTACAGCCCCTTCCGGGTGAAGGACCTGTTCGACGCGATGTTCCCGCCCGATCATCAGCCGCGCGTCTTCTTCCGCGTCTACGACGGCCCGGAGGCGCGAGCCGAGCAGCTGCTCTATGACTCGGCCGACGACGACACGGAGGGGCAGCGCGCGTCCCCGCGCTTCACCCATACCTGGCACATGGAACGCGCCGGGCGTGTGTGGACCCTCGTCTTCACCTCGCGGCCCTCGCTCGAGCGCTCCATGCTGACGCAGTGGGTGCCCGCCGTCGGGGTGCTGTGCCTGCTGCTCAGCCTGATGGTGTTCTCCGTGGCGTGGACGCAGGTCACCGCCCGGCAGCGCGCCGAGGCCAACGAGGAGGAGCGGGCCCGGCTGCTGGCGCGGCAGGTACAGGCGCGCCGCGAGGCGGAGGCGAGCCGCGAGGAGGCCCGGCGCAGCGCGGAGCAGCTGCAGACCATCACGGATGCGCTGCCGGCGCTCGTCGCCTACGTCGATGCGGAGGAGCGCTACCTCTTCGCCAACCAGGCCTATGAGACATGGTTCGGCCAGAAGCCCGCGGAGGTCGTCGGCAGGTCCGTGCGAGCGCTCATCGGAGAGCAGGCCTACGCGCGCTTCCGGGACCCCATCCAGCGGGCCCTGAAGGGAGAGCTCGTCCGCTACGAGGGCTCGCTGGCGCTGAAGAACGGCGGCACGGTGTACACCGCGTCCAGCTACATCCCGGATCGGGATGCCGAGGGCCGGGTGCGCGGGTTCGTGGTGCTCGCGCCTGACATCACCGAGCGCAAGCAGGCGGAGGAGGCCGCGCGCAGCGCCGTGCGGCTGCGTGACGAGTTCCTCTCCGTGGCCAGCCACGAGCTGAAGACGCCGCTGACGTCCCTGAGCCTCAAGCTCCAGACGCTCGCGCGCGACGCCGCGGCCCAGCCCGACTCGCCGTTCGTGCTGAAGGTGCGGGCGCACGTGGAGACGGGACGCCGGCAGGTCAAGCGACTGTCGGAGCTGATCGGCGACCTGCTGGACGTGTCGCGCATCAGCTCCGGAAAGATGAAGCTCCACTGGGAGCCCGTGGACTTCGCCGCCGTGGTGCGCGAAGTGGCCTCGCGGCTGGAGCCCGAGGCCACCCGGGCGGAGTCCCGGCTCACCGTGGAGGCGCCGGAGACGCTACCGGGGAGCACGGACCGGCTGCGGTTCGAGCAGGTGGTGGAGAACCTGCTCACCAACGCCATCAAGTACGGGGCCGGCCAGCCCATCCACGTCCGGCTGGAGGCGGGCTCCGAGCGGCTCATCCTCACCGTCCAGGACCGGGGCATCGGCATCGCGCTCGAGAACCAGGCCCGCATCTTCGAGCGCTTCGAGCGCGCCGTGTCCGAGCGGAACTACGGCGGCCTGGGGCTGGGGCTCTACATCACCCGGACCATCCTGGAGGCCCTGGGAGGCACCATCCGCGTGAAGAGCGAGCCCGGTCAGGGCGCCTGCTTCACGGTGGAGTTGCCTCGGGAGCCGCCAGCGCCATAG
- a CDS encoding SpoIID/LytB domain-containing protein, whose amino-acid sequence MGWAAVTAALLAATPVFLTQGDVTPEVALRAEAEAAWKELEARYATEAGGLPAQPPAPIRLQRGMGLPPERNAQSRPGLVELRQNTPGVLDERLRLAMRHELAHQLLWWACPAASEDRLFHEAFALVVSGELPEWRDAPYQSLSVAAAELSRSPAVDTPRARRALARILGEDRGFPQALSRRLRQCQDGSRWAVPVSIDELADVTVRAATPATVVLSRHSGEVLFSEGDVQRAVPYGSTLKPFVLAGSAPPPLLMPRSGIQEWACGPGLPRQVDGRTALLRSCNGYFMDWEAKGGAAPDFGAWGAVLTAVGLTGKPADMADAIGLRSTLALSPWGMAQAYRALAEARPELIEVMKDNAARGTLSDLPASPAYEGVATKTGTVRDAASRPQYGWIVAVDADLVAVAMRPGKMPRSFADEVPRVLARVRQRPGLEAARVQVLGLASSADVEAACRGVGFSIHDGLPRAVPQGFSRMRDMVARGPALCLGSPWRVRVPGIPAEGRDYAGLFTWSAPPPYRPPLGVPTTERERNARRGSDFIFRTTRLQYTAGVVASEDASLKGEARVALARVVAHNEQHAASRHAGRPICDTTHCQAFLGTVRVRPEEEQALGLPPLRWKQWLLFSQGGQEPWRESRPRGRVEALLGPGLAALRFDAGRVFFVRAQQEAGATYDTTESLPCELLRSGLKLPACPRTASFDGPDILFEGRGRGHGEGLDVEDAKASGLRSDDILERAYGAGGSRGNSTVKQAP is encoded by the coding sequence ATGGGGTGGGCCGCTGTGACGGCCGCGCTCCTGGCGGCCACCCCGGTGTTCCTCACGCAGGGCGATGTCACGCCCGAGGTCGCCCTGCGTGCCGAGGCCGAGGCCGCCTGGAAGGAGCTCGAGGCCCGGTACGCCACCGAGGCCGGCGGGCTCCCCGCGCAACCTCCGGCGCCCATCCGCCTGCAGCGAGGCATGGGGCTGCCGCCGGAGCGCAACGCGCAGAGCCGGCCTGGGCTGGTGGAGCTGCGGCAGAACACCCCGGGAGTGCTGGATGAACGGCTCCGCCTCGCCATGCGGCACGAGCTGGCGCACCAGCTCCTGTGGTGGGCCTGTCCCGCGGCCTCGGAGGATCGGCTCTTCCACGAGGCCTTCGCGCTGGTGGTGAGCGGCGAGCTGCCGGAGTGGCGGGACGCGCCCTACCAGTCGCTCAGCGTGGCGGCCGCGGAGCTGTCCCGCTCGCCGGCGGTGGACACGCCCAGAGCCCGGCGAGCGCTGGCGCGCATCCTGGGCGAGGACCGGGGCTTTCCCCAGGCGCTCTCTCGCCGGCTGCGCCAGTGCCAGGACGGCTCCCGGTGGGCGGTGCCCGTCTCCATCGATGAGCTGGCGGATGTGACGGTGCGGGCGGCCACCCCCGCCACGGTGGTGCTGAGCCGTCACTCGGGCGAGGTGCTGTTCTCAGAGGGGGACGTCCAGCGCGCGGTGCCCTACGGCTCCACGCTGAAGCCCTTCGTGCTCGCCGGCAGCGCCCCGCCCCCGCTGCTGATGCCGCGCTCGGGAATCCAGGAATGGGCCTGCGGCCCGGGGCTGCCCAGGCAGGTGGACGGGCGCACGGCGCTGCTGCGCTCGTGCAACGGCTACTTCATGGACTGGGAGGCGAAGGGCGGCGCGGCGCCGGACTTCGGCGCCTGGGGCGCGGTGCTGACCGCGGTGGGGCTGACGGGCAAGCCGGCGGACATGGCGGACGCCATCGGCCTGCGCTCGACGCTGGCGCTCTCGCCGTGGGGTATGGCGCAGGCGTACCGGGCGCTGGCGGAGGCCCGCCCCGAGCTCATCGAGGTGATGAAGGACAACGCCGCGCGAGGGACGCTGTCGGACCTGCCCGCCTCGCCCGCGTACGAGGGCGTGGCCACCAAGACGGGCACCGTGCGCGACGCGGCGAGCCGGCCCCAGTACGGGTGGATCGTCGCGGTGGACGCGGACCTCGTCGCGGTGGCGATGCGCCCGGGGAAGATGCCTCGCAGCTTCGCGGACGAGGTGCCCAGGGTGCTGGCCCGCGTGCGTCAGCGCCCGGGTCTGGAGGCCGCGCGCGTGCAGGTGCTGGGGCTGGCCTCCTCCGCGGACGTGGAGGCGGCATGTCGGGGCGTGGGCTTCTCGATCCACGACGGCCTGCCGCGAGCCGTGCCCCAGGGCTTCTCCCGCATGCGGGACATGGTGGCGCGCGGCCCCGCGCTCTGCCTGGGCAGCCCATGGCGGGTGCGCGTGCCGGGGATTCCGGCGGAGGGGCGGGACTACGCGGGGCTCTTCACCTGGTCCGCGCCGCCGCCGTACCGGCCCCCCCTGGGCGTGCCCACCACGGAGCGGGAGCGCAACGCCCGGCGGGGCTCGGACTTCATCTTCCGCACCACGCGGCTGCAGTACACGGCGGGCGTGGTGGCCTCGGAGGACGCGTCGCTCAAGGGTGAGGCGCGGGTGGCGCTGGCGCGCGTGGTGGCGCACAACGAGCAGCACGCCGCGAGCCGGCACGCAGGCCGCCCCATCTGCGACACGACGCACTGCCAGGCCTTCCTCGGCACGGTGCGGGTGCGGCCAGAGGAGGAGCAGGCGCTGGGGCTGCCGCCGCTGCGCTGGAAGCAGTGGCTGCTCTTCTCGCAGGGCGGGCAGGAGCCCTGGCGCGAGTCACGCCCCCGTGGGCGGGTGGAGGCGCTGCTGGGGCCTGGGCTCGCGGCGCTGCGCTTCGACGCGGGGCGCGTCTTCTTCGTCCGGGCGCAGCAGGAGGCGGGCGCCACCTACGACACCACCGAGTCCCTGCCGTGCGAGCTGCTGCGCTCGGGGCTGAAGCTGCCGGCGTGCCCGCGCACGGCCTCCTTCGACGGGCCGGACATCCTCTTCGAGGGCCGGGGCCGGGGCCATGGCGAGGGGCTGGACGTGGAGGACGCGAAGGCCAGTGGCCTGCGCAGCGACGACATCCTCGAGCGTGCCTATGGCGCTGGCGGCTCCCGAGGCAACTCCACCGTGAAGCAGGCGCCCTGA